In Candidatus Rokuibacteriota bacterium, the following proteins share a genomic window:
- a CDS encoding sigma-70 family RNA polymerase sigma factor, protein MEPVEISDEALCRRVGVQEPGAFDLLVERYQERAYRIAWSMLRDREDAKDCSQEAFIRLHESARTFAGQAKFSTWFYRILVNCCLDHRRRSRGWRRLLSWRDPATADTADRDPVARQPAPFTDPGDAVDEDRRMSRLWKAVEELSQQQRAAVLLSCREGLPTKEIAEVLSLSEATVRVHLHRAFTTLRRRIGSAP, encoded by the coding sequence GTGGAACCCGTCGAGATCTCGGATGAAGCGCTCTGCCGTCGCGTCGGCGTCCAGGAGCCTGGGGCTTTCGATCTCCTCGTGGAGCGGTACCAGGAGCGTGCCTACCGGATCGCGTGGTCCATGCTGCGGGACCGTGAAGACGCCAAGGACTGCTCGCAGGAGGCCTTCATCAGGCTGCACGAGTCGGCGCGCACCTTCGCCGGGCAGGCCAAGTTCTCCACCTGGTTCTACCGCATCCTGGTCAACTGCTGCCTGGACCACCGGCGCCGCAGCCGGGGCTGGCGTCGGCTCCTGTCCTGGCGTGATCCCGCCACGGCCGACACGGCGGACCGCGATCCCGTGGCGCGGCAGCCGGCGCCCTTCACCGATCCCGGGGATGCCGTGGACGAGGACCGCCGCATGAGCCGGCTCTGGAAGGCCGTGGAGGAGCTCTCGCAGCAGCAGCGCGCGGCCGTGCTGCTCTCCTGCCGGGAGGGGCTGCCCACCAAGGAGATCGCCGAGGTGCTGAGCCTGTCGGAGGCGACGGTGCGTGTGCACCTGCACCGCGCCTTCACGACGCTGAGGCGGCGCATCGGGAGCGCGCCGTGA
- a CDS encoding threonine synthase → MTSAAWPGVIERYRAFLPVTPKTPVVTLHEGNTPLVPAPRLAEATDPSLRIFLKCEGFNPTGSFKDRGMTLAISKAAEAGSRAVICASTGNTSASAAAYAARAGMRAFVMVPKGAVAIGKLSQAAIHGATVLVVDGNFDQALDIVRQIAERHPVTLVNSLNPFRLEGQKTGAFEVVDQLGRAPDYHLIPVGNAGNITAYWRGYREYHRAGLAKELPRMVGFQAAGAAPIVEERIITEPKTVATAIKIGNPASWGLAKEALHDSGGWIEAVTDEEIIRGYRMLAREEGIFMEPASCATVAGLMKMVKAGRFEPGATLVLTLTGHGLKDPDTALESASRPISVPPRLDAVLAQLGF, encoded by the coding sequence ATGACATCCGCGGCGTGGCCGGGAGTGATCGAGCGGTACCGGGCCTTCCTGCCCGTCACGCCGAAGACCCCGGTGGTGACGCTCCACGAGGGCAACACGCCGCTCGTGCCCGCCCCGCGGCTCGCCGAGGCCACCGACCCGAGCCTGCGCATCTTTCTCAAGTGCGAGGGCTTCAATCCCACGGGCTCCTTCAAGGACCGCGGCATGACGCTGGCCATCTCCAAGGCCGCGGAGGCCGGCTCGCGCGCCGTCATCTGCGCGTCCACCGGGAACACCTCGGCCTCGGCGGCGGCCTATGCGGCGCGCGCGGGCATGCGCGCCTTCGTCATGGTGCCGAAGGGCGCCGTCGCCATCGGGAAGCTCTCGCAGGCCGCCATCCACGGCGCCACCGTGCTGGTGGTGGACGGCAACTTCGACCAGGCTCTCGACATCGTCCGGCAGATCGCCGAGCGCCATCCGGTGACGCTCGTGAACAGCCTGAACCCCTTCCGGCTCGAGGGACAGAAGACCGGCGCCTTCGAGGTCGTGGACCAGCTCGGGCGCGCTCCCGACTATCACCTCATCCCCGTGGGCAACGCGGGCAACATCACGGCCTACTGGCGCGGCTATCGCGAGTACCACCGCGCGGGGCTCGCCAAGGAGCTGCCGAGAATGGTGGGCTTCCAGGCCGCCGGCGCGGCGCCCATCGTCGAGGAGCGCATCATCACGGAGCCGAAGACCGTCGCCACCGCCATCAAGATCGGCAACCCGGCCTCGTGGGGGCTGGCCAAGGAAGCGCTGCACGACTCGGGCGGCTGGATCGAGGCCGTCACCGACGAGGAGATCATCCGCGGCTACCGCATGCTCGCCCGCGAGGAGGGGATCTTCATGGAGCCCGCCTCCTGCGCGACGGTGGCGGGGCTCATGAAGATGGTCAAGGCGGGGCGCTTCGAGCCGGGGGCGACGCTCGTGCTGACCCTCACGGGACATGGACTCAAGGACCCCGACACGGCGCTCGAGTCCGCCTCCCGCCCCATCAGCGTGCCGCCGCGGCTCGACGCCGTGCTCGCCCAGCTCGGGTTCTGA
- a CDS encoding flippase-like domain-containing protein, with protein MPSRGRLLKILLGLAVSAGLLVYVFRDADVHAIPVLLARTHWGLLAASIALNLLSLWFRARRWAFLFPPGAHPVHLFSAVMIGYMGNNLLPLRAGEVVRAYVVARRGQRFWTTVATMVVERVLDAIAVGLMLAGLFLLVTVPRELRWAALVFISADLALIVALAVVAIAPGRCERVLGRLLGRWPAVEGRARGIFATVNEGLSGIRAPHHLLPIVFWSAGIWLLLATVVWTAFRAAHLALPWGAAWAVLALLGLGVSLPSSPGFAGVVQAVVVVALALFSVPRTEALSFSLLLHASQYFPVTLWGLALLFVEHVSLADAARTTGVAPPSLRT; from the coding sequence GTGCCGTCGCGCGGACGGCTCCTGAAGATCCTGCTGGGGCTGGCGGTGAGCGCGGGACTCCTCGTCTACGTCTTCCGCGACGCCGACGTCCACGCCATCCCGGTCCTGCTGGCGCGGACACACTGGGGGCTGCTGGCGGCCAGCATCGCGCTCAACCTCCTGTCACTCTGGTTCCGCGCGCGCCGCTGGGCCTTCCTGTTCCCTCCCGGCGCCCACCCCGTCCACCTCTTCAGCGCGGTGATGATCGGCTACATGGGCAACAACCTGTTGCCGCTCCGGGCAGGCGAGGTGGTCCGCGCCTACGTGGTGGCCCGCCGCGGGCAGCGCTTCTGGACCACGGTGGCCACCATGGTCGTGGAGCGGGTCCTCGACGCCATCGCGGTGGGGCTCATGCTGGCCGGCCTCTTCCTCCTCGTGACGGTGCCCCGGGAGCTCCGGTGGGCGGCCCTGGTCTTCATCTCAGCGGATCTCGCGCTGATCGTGGCCCTCGCCGTCGTCGCCATCGCTCCGGGCCGTTGCGAGCGCGTGCTCGGCCGGCTCCTGGGCCGCTGGCCCGCCGTCGAGGGCCGCGCCCGGGGCATCTTCGCGACGGTCAACGAGGGGCTGAGCGGGATCCGGGCGCCGCACCACCTCCTGCCCATCGTCTTCTGGTCGGCGGGGATCTGGCTACTCCTGGCCACGGTCGTGTGGACGGCCTTCCGCGCCGCCCATCTGGCGCTGCCCTGGGGCGCGGCGTGGGCGGTCCTGGCCCTTCTCGGCCTCGGGGTGAGCCTGCCCTCGAGCCCCGGCTTCGCGGGGGTGGTGCAGGCCGTGGTCGTGGTCGCGCTGGCGCTGTTCTCGGTGCCGCGGACCGAGGCCCTGTCCTTCTCCCTGCTGCTCCATGCCTCGCAGTACTTCCCGGTCACCCTCTGGGGGCTGGCGTTGCTGTTCGTGGAGCACGTCAGCCTCGCCGACGCCGCCCGCACGACGGGCGTCGCCCCGCCCTCGCTGCGGACCTGA
- a CDS encoding helix-hairpin-helix domain-containing protein, whose translation MLYPRPQLRLLLAVAALLLLGLAVREWRAGFPEWAERLESFDREEPVTPLPPPPPPPAREARPRRGAGSSRPADEPGQPSDPVTADPRPLDVNQADAEQIARLPGIGPGLARRIVEERQRRGRFDSPEALRQVLGLGAKRLAALRDLISVGD comes from the coding sequence ATGCTCTACCCGCGCCCTCAGCTCCGCCTCCTCCTCGCGGTGGCGGCCTTGCTCCTTCTCGGGCTCGCCGTGCGCGAGTGGCGCGCCGGTTTCCCCGAGTGGGCGGAGCGACTCGAGTCCTTCGACCGCGAGGAGCCGGTCACCCCGCTGCCGCCTCCGCCGCCGCCCCCGGCGCGCGAGGCCCGACCGCGGCGGGGGGCCGGATCGTCCCGCCCGGCGGACGAGCCAGGCCAGCCGTCCGATCCCGTCACGGCGGACCCGCGCCCGCTCGATGTCAACCAGGCGGATGCGGAGCAGATCGCCCGATTGCCCGGCATCGGCCCGGGCCTCGCCCGGCGCATCGTCGAGGAGCGCCAGCGCCGCGGGCGCTTCGACTCCCCCGAGGCGCTGCGCCAGGTGCTGGGCCTCGGCGCGAAGAGGCTCGCCGCCCTGCGCGATCTGATCTCCGTGGGCGACTAG
- a CDS encoding zinc-binding dehydrogenase encodes MPETARAAVFFGPGRPFELREVPIPELEPEGILVRVTVANICGSDLHFWRGDAPLKYPEDGWIFGHEMTGRVARLGSRIKTDSLGRPLKEGDRVAYAYFYPCGRCYACLGRCHACLHKEPAACRHKIERPVGASVFPHLHGAFADHYYLRPGGAVFKVPDGLSDDVVSPVNCALSQVIYGLTVAGVRLGDRVLIQGAGGLGVQAAAVAKDMGASCVIVVDQLPGRLELARAFGADHTLNIREVPDRKERLRLVRQWTDGVGADVACDLVGFPAVIPEGIDMLRAGGTYIEIGTISRGAKVELEPSLLVWGSKKIVGVFQYDPWVIPRALDFLARTKSRWPWDRILSHKYPLERINEAFAASEWHNKETLTLTRAALTP; translated from the coding sequence ATGCCGGAGACAGCCCGCGCCGCCGTCTTCTTCGGTCCCGGCCGGCCCTTCGAGCTGCGCGAGGTGCCCATCCCCGAGCTGGAGCCGGAGGGCATCCTGGTCCGCGTCACGGTGGCGAACATCTGCGGCTCCGATCTCCACTTCTGGCGGGGGGACGCCCCCCTCAAGTACCCCGAGGACGGCTGGATCTTCGGTCACGAGATGACGGGCCGCGTCGCCCGCCTCGGCTCCCGGATCAAGACGGACTCGCTCGGCCGGCCCCTCAAGGAAGGCGACCGCGTGGCCTATGCCTACTTCTACCCGTGCGGCCGCTGCTATGCGTGCCTGGGCCGCTGCCATGCGTGCCTGCACAAGGAGCCGGCGGCCTGCCGCCACAAGATCGAGCGGCCCGTGGGCGCCTCCGTCTTCCCGCACCTGCACGGGGCCTTCGCGGACCACTACTATCTCCGCCCGGGCGGCGCCGTCTTCAAGGTGCCCGACGGGCTCTCCGACGACGTGGTCTCTCCCGTCAACTGCGCCCTGTCCCAGGTGATCTACGGCCTCACCGTGGCGGGCGTGCGCCTGGGGGACCGCGTGCTGATCCAGGGCGCGGGCGGGCTCGGGGTCCAGGCCGCCGCCGTCGCCAAGGACATGGGCGCGTCCTGCGTGATCGTGGTGGACCAGCTCCCCGGTCGGCTCGAGCTGGCCCGGGCCTTCGGCGCCGACCACACGCTGAACATCCGCGAGGTCCCCGACCGGAAGGAGCGCCTCCGGCTCGTGCGCCAGTGGACCGACGGCGTTGGCGCCGACGTGGCCTGCGACCTCGTGGGCTTCCCCGCCGTCATCCCGGAGGGGATCGACATGCTGCGCGCCGGCGGCACCTACATCGAGATCGGCACCATCAGCCGCGGCGCCAAGGTGGAGCTGGAGCCCTCTCTCCTCGTCTGGGGCTCGAAGAAGATCGTGGGTGTCTTCCAGTACGACCCGTGGGTCATCCCGCGGGCGCTGGACTTCCTCGCGCGCACCAAGAGCCGCTGGCCGTGGGACCGGATCCTCTCCCACAAGTACCCCCTCGAGCGGATCAACGAGGCCTTCGCGGCCAGCGAGTGGCACAACAAGGAGACGCTCACCCTCACGCGCGCCGCGCTCACCCCCTGA
- a CDS encoding zf-HC2 domain-containing protein: MTGHADDRLVPYLRGELPPAEAREVQAHMAACAACRAALGELERLAAELARPAAPPIHWGAYRAELREKLADRRRRARPGFLRRWAWPPVPVALAAGLVGVLLYVGLPGGNGWGPTQGDQAAIENAILASRLDLISRLQIVQRLELLEDLDVIGGLDRLPLTSEG; this comes from the coding sequence GTGACCGGTCATGCCGACGACCGCCTGGTTCCCTACCTGCGCGGCGAGCTCCCGCCGGCCGAGGCGCGCGAGGTGCAGGCACACATGGCCGCCTGCGCGGCCTGTCGGGCCGCCCTCGGCGAGCTCGAGCGGCTGGCGGCGGAGCTGGCGCGACCGGCGGCGCCGCCCATTCACTGGGGCGCCTACCGGGCCGAGCTCAGGGAGAAGCTCGCCGATCGCAGGCGACGGGCCCGGCCGGGCTTCCTCCGCCGCTGGGCCTGGCCGCCCGTGCCGGTGGCCCTGGCAGCCGGACTCGTGGGCGTGCTCCTCTACGTCGGCCTGCCCGGCGGAAACGGGTGGGGGCCGACCCAGGGGGATCAGGCCGCCATCGAGAACGCGATCCTCGCGAGCCGGCTCGACCTCATCTCGCGGCTGCAGATCGTCCAGCGGCTGGAGCTCCTCGAGGACCTCGACGTGATCGGCGGGCTCGATCGCCTGCCGCTCACCAGTGAGGGGTGA
- a CDS encoding DUF3106 domain-containing protein, which translates to MVRLLWVATLAAAMLMADTGAPLAQLPPRGQPSEPGIQGLERLSPEEQEIVRRNLERWRALPPAERQRVLDNYRHWKSLTPEERRAARQNQERLGKLSPPERARILEDLQRWNSLPAERQRELETAHERFRRLPPERQQQLLQRFRQYQAMTPEERQRVERNLERWRAMTPAERQRAREVWRERRERQGGQGLPRREELPRRGRPGLPGPHPPGPERPGR; encoded by the coding sequence ATGGTGAGGCTCCTGTGGGTGGCGACGCTGGCGGCGGCCATGCTGATGGCCGACACGGGTGCGCCGCTGGCCCAGCTGCCGCCGCGGGGCCAGCCCTCCGAGCCAGGGATCCAGGGGCTCGAGCGGCTCTCCCCCGAGGAACAGGAGATCGTCCGGCGGAATCTGGAGCGCTGGCGGGCCCTGCCTCCCGCCGAGCGCCAGCGCGTCCTTGACAACTACCGGCACTGGAAGTCGCTGACCCCGGAGGAGCGCAGGGCGGCGCGGCAGAACCAGGAGCGGCTGGGGAAGCTGAGCCCGCCCGAGCGCGCCAGGATCCTCGAGGACCTCCAGCGGTGGAACTCGCTACCGGCGGAGCGCCAGCGCGAGCTGGAGACCGCCCACGAGCGCTTCCGGCGGCTGCCCCCCGAGCGACAGCAGCAGCTCCTCCAGCGCTTCCGCCAGTACCAGGCCATGACGCCGGAGGAGCGCCAGCGCGTGGAGCGGAATCTGGAGCGCTGGCGTGCCATGACCCCCGCGGAGCGCCAGCGTGCGCGCGAAGTGTGGCGGGAGCGCCGCGAGCGGCAGGGCGGCCAGGGCCTGCCGCGCCGGGAGGAGCTCCCGCGCCGCGGCAGGCCCGGCCTGCCAGGCCCGCATCCGCCCGGGCCCGAGCGGCCGGGCCGGTAG
- a CDS encoding aspartate kinase — MGLLIVQKYGGSSVADPEKIKNVARRVAESAGHGDRVVVVVSAMGKTTDSLVALASAITPTPDPREMDMLLATGEQVTIGLLAMALQSLGHPACSFTGPQVGLITDAVHTKARIKRISAERIAAALAAGKIVVVAGFQGMTEAGEITTLGRGGSDLTGVALAAALKADVCEIFTDVDGVYTADPNVVPEARKLPRVSYDEMLEMASLGAKVLQSRSVEFAKKFGGPVHVRSTFKPDPGTLVTREDHSMEEVVVTGITHDRGPAKVSILRVPDRPGIAAQVFGALGAQGIVVDMIVQNISRDGFTDISFTLPRADRARAEQVLARQAQDIGAAGVAADDRVAKVSIVGVGMRSHAGVAAQMFSTLSKEGINIQMISTSEIAVSCVIEDKYTELAVRALHDAFDLARERRG; from the coding sequence ATGGGCCTCCTCATCGTCCAGAAGTACGGCGGCTCCTCCGTCGCCGATCCCGAGAAGATCAAGAACGTCGCCCGGCGGGTGGCCGAGTCGGCGGGCCACGGGGATCGCGTGGTGGTCGTCGTCTCGGCCATGGGCAAGACCACCGACTCCCTGGTCGCCCTGGCCTCCGCGATCACGCCAACCCCGGACCCGCGCGAGATGGACATGCTGCTGGCCACCGGCGAGCAGGTCACCATCGGGCTCCTGGCGATGGCGCTGCAGAGCCTCGGCCACCCCGCCTGCTCCTTCACCGGGCCCCAGGTGGGCCTGATCACGGATGCCGTCCACACCAAGGCCCGCATCAAGCGCATCAGCGCCGAGCGCATCGCCGCGGCGCTCGCCGCGGGGAAGATCGTGGTGGTGGCCGGCTTCCAGGGCATGACGGAGGCGGGCGAGATCACGACGCTGGGGCGCGGGGGCTCGGACCTCACAGGCGTCGCGCTGGCCGCCGCCCTCAAGGCCGACGTCTGCGAGATCTTCACCGACGTGGACGGCGTCTACACGGCCGACCCCAACGTGGTACCCGAGGCGCGAAAGCTCCCGCGCGTCTCCTACGACGAGATGCTCGAGATGGCGAGCCTTGGCGCCAAGGTGCTACAGTCGCGCTCCGTCGAGTTCGCCAAGAAGTTCGGGGGGCCGGTCCACGTCCGCTCCACGTTCAAGCCGGACCCGGGCACGCTCGTGACCAGGGAGGATCACAGCATGGAAGAGGTGGTGGTCACCGGCATCACGCATGACCGGGGCCCGGCCAAGGTTTCCATCCTCCGCGTGCCCGACCGGCCCGGCATCGCCGCGCAGGTCTTCGGGGCCCTGGGCGCCCAGGGCATCGTCGTGGACATGATCGTCCAGAACATCAGCCGCGACGGCTTCACCGACATCTCCTTCACCCTCCCGCGCGCCGACCGCGCGCGCGCCGAGCAGGTGCTGGCCCGGCAGGCGCAGGACATCGGGGCGGCGGGCGTGGCCGCGGACGACCGGGTGGCCAAGGTCTCCATCGTGGGCGTGGGCATGCGGAGCCACGCGGGCGTGGCCGCGCAGATGTTCTCCACGCTCTCCAAGGAAGGGATCAACATCCAGATGATCTCCACCTCCGAGATCGCCGTGTCCTGCGTGATCGAGGACAAGTACACGGAGCTCGCCGTCCGCGCGCTCCACGACGCCTTCGATCTTGCCAGGGAGCGCAGAGGCTGA